Proteins from one Balaenoptera musculus isolate JJ_BM4_2016_0621 chromosome 7, mBalMus1.pri.v3, whole genome shotgun sequence genomic window:
- the LOC118897771 gene encoding calmodulin-binding transcription activator 1-like: MTGRPLATCPALVSLPAGQKEKKNSALGVRVARRRRKWRAERKWLPKTSRKSVSRSVFCGTSTYCVLNTAPPIGDDHGSSNSRHVKIFLPKKLLECLPKCSSLPKERHRWNTNERS, translated from the exons ATGACTGGGCGGCCCTTGGCCACGTGTCCAGCCCTGGTGTCCCTCCC TGCtgggcaaaaagaaaagaaaaacagcgCGCTCGGGGTCCGGGtcgcgaggaggaggaggaagtggagggcGGAGAGGAAATGGCTGCCGAAAACAAGCCGGAAGAGCGTTTCCCGAAGCGTATTCTGCGGAACTAGCACCTACTGTGTTCTCAACACCGCGCCACCTATAGGAGATGATCATGGGAGCAGCAATAGTCGTCATGTAAAAATCTTTTTACCGAAAAAGCTGCTTGAATGTCTGCCGAAATGTTCAAGTTTACCCAAAGAGAGGCACCGTTGGAACACTAATGAGAGATCATGA